In the Desulfosporosinus acidiphilus SJ4 genome, ATTACCCAGGATATTCATGAACATATTTGAAGCTGTGGCCACTCCACGCATTTTCCAATCGACGCTGTTCTGAATTCCTACAATAAAAACGGTCCTTGCTAAACCCATGCCGATACCAATAAGTAATGACCCAGCTCCGGCCCAAAGCCATCCTTTGGCGGGCTGTAACGTTACAAAGAATAGAGAACCTAACAAAGCCCAAATGGACCCAACGATAACAACATTGCGAAACCCATACTTAAACATAATCTTTCCGGAATAAGTTGCCGCTACTACCCAGCCCATCGACATAAAAGCAAGAGCAAATCCCGCAACTAACGGTGTTTTATCCATTACTCCTTGAACATAGGTTGGTAAAAATGATGATATCCCGATTATAACAACGCCCGTTGTTAAGGTCGCTAAATTCGAAATGAGAATTAGAGAATGTTTCCAAATCCACAAAGGCATAATGGGTTCGACGGCCCTCTTTTCTTGTAAAACAAAGAGGAAAATTCCGAGGATCACTGTTACAGTTAAACCAAGTACCGGAGCGGACGTTATTGGCCAAACCGTTCCTGCTTGGATAAAAATAATCATCAAGGCACTAATTGAAATAAAGATCAAAGCCGATCCTAAATAATCTATTTTATGGTCTTGTGTATGTACCGTCTCCTTCAGAAAGAGCCATATTCCTACCATAGAGATCAGGCCAATGGGAATGTTTATCCAGAATATCCAAGACCAACGTACGTATTGGACAAAAAAAGCACCTAAAGCCGGGCCTATGATGGAGGATACTCCCCAGACACTAGAAAGATATCCTTGAATCCGCGCGCGTTCTGATATATCAAAAATATCCCCGACAACGGTGGTAACAATAGGCTGAACAGCTCCCGCTCCAACTCCCTGAATCAGGCGAAAGAGAATGAGCATATTCATACTTTGAGCCATCCCGCAGAGCAATGACCCAATTAAAAAGACAATTACGCCAAAGGAGAAAATAGGTTTTCGACCATACAAATCAGCTAATTTCCCGTAGATAGGGATTGTTACAGCTTGCGCCAAAAGAAAAGCTGAAAACACCCAGCTGAATTTCGAAAATCCTCCCAAATCACCGACAATACTTGGTATCGCTGTCGCAACTATCGTCGCTTCTATAGCCGCCATAAACATAGCCAGCATAATACAAGCCAAAACGACCTTTCGATTTGTCTGGGCCTTCTCCCTAGGACGAGTTTGTTCGTTACTTTGCATTGATAACTCCTTCTGCAACGGAAGCGCATTAAATTATAAATATTAATCATCTGTGTCTGATAGACTAAGCAACCGGTAAAAACTTAACTTAATTCTCTATATTTCTCCAATACTGCCCTAATTGTGAACCACTCAATATCATCGGAGAGTAATTCTTTTATGGGACGCAGCTTTTCACGTCCGGCTTTTTGAACTGCTTCCAAAATTAGGCGTTCTTGATCGCTGGGAATAAAGTCATCCCATGGTACAGCATGTCCCTCAAGACCACAGCGCACAAGATGATTCTGAACAGTTATTTCTGTTATTTTTCTAATCTTCCCTATCTCTTCAAGAGAATACCCTTCTTGATATAAGACCAGCGTTTGGATATGACTTGGAAGTTTATCATCTTCCATATCTTTAACCGCTAGATTAACCCCTGTCTCCTTGTTAGA is a window encoding:
- a CDS encoding MDR family MFS transporter, with the translated sequence MQSNEQTRPREKAQTNRKVVLACIMLAMFMAAIEATIVATAIPSIVGDLGGFSKFSWVFSAFLLAQAVTIPIYGKLADLYGRKPIFSFGVIVFLIGSLLCGMAQSMNMLILFRLIQGVGAGAVQPIVTTVVGDIFDISERARIQGYLSSVWGVSSIIGPALGAFFVQYVRWSWIFWINIPIGLISMVGIWLFLKETVHTQDHKIDYLGSALIFISISALMIIFIQAGTVWPITSAPVLGLTVTVILGIFLFVLQEKRAVEPIMPLWIWKHSLILISNLATLTTGVVIIGISSFLPTYVQGVMDKTPLVAGFALAFMSMGWVVAATYSGKIMFKYGFRNVVIVGSIWALLGSLFFVTLQPAKGWLWAGAGSLLIGIGMGLARTVFIVGIQNSVDWKMRGVATASNMFMNILGNTMGAALLGGVLNLNLVNYLRSHGASRGMQLDVINLLLDPIKRGALPQSELRLLTSGLALSLHYVFWGLSIFAVLSFGLVMFFPKMVNHKNN